A stretch of the Terriglobales bacterium genome encodes the following:
- a CDS encoding DmsE family decaheme c-type cytochrome — MHHSSRSTLFPAFVIAALLMAATGTAVRVRAADKKSPQAPSSAAPADTSQYVGADTCKTCHEDIYKSFETTPHWKTTYDTRRGVAYQGCEACHGPGKAHVEGGGDKSKIFVFEGAKAEEVSKRCLTCHEFGEEHANFARSIHSRNNVSCIDCHSPHHFKQERALLKQPQPKLCYGCHLNVRADFNRPFHHRVNEGLIQCTDCHNQHGGFLSTQLRSTVTQDQVCFKCHTEKAGPFTYEHEPVRSEGCVTCHTPHGSSNPRLLTRASVNVLCLECHTFTVDSAAPAIPSFHNQAQKYQACTMCHTQIHGSNLDHFFFK; from the coding sequence ATGCACCACTCGAGCCGGAGCACTCTGTTTCCGGCGTTCGTGATAGCTGCCCTCTTGATGGCGGCGACGGGGACGGCCGTGCGGGTGCGCGCCGCCGACAAGAAGTCTCCCCAGGCGCCCTCCAGCGCGGCTCCGGCCGACACTTCGCAGTATGTCGGTGCTGACACTTGCAAGACCTGCCACGAAGACATCTACAAGAGCTTTGAGACCACACCGCACTGGAAGACCACGTACGACACCCGCCGGGGGGTCGCGTACCAGGGCTGCGAGGCCTGCCATGGTCCCGGCAAGGCCCACGTGGAGGGGGGCGGCGACAAGAGCAAGATCTTCGTTTTCGAGGGGGCCAAGGCCGAGGAGGTCAGCAAGCGCTGCCTGACCTGCCACGAGTTCGGCGAAGAGCACGCCAACTTCGCCCGCTCCATCCACAGCCGCAACAACGTCAGTTGCATCGATTGCCACTCACCCCACCACTTCAAGCAGGAGCGAGCGCTGCTGAAACAGCCGCAGCCCAAGCTGTGCTACGGCTGCCACCTGAACGTGCGCGCCGACTTCAACCGGCCCTTCCACCACCGCGTGAACGAAGGCCTGATCCAGTGCACCGACTGCCACAACCAGCACGGAGGCTTCCTGAGCACGCAGTTGCGCTCCACCGTGACCCAGGACCAGGTGTGCTTCAAGTGCCATACCGAGAAGGCCGGGCCCTTCACCTACGAGCACGAGCCGGTGCGCAGCGAGGGCTGCGTGACCTGCCACACGCCCCATGGCTCCAGCAACCCGCGCCTGTTGACGCGCGCCTCGGTCAACGTGCTCTGCCTGGAATGCCACACCTTCACCGTGGATTCGGCGGCGCCGGCGATCCCCAGCTTCCACAACCAGGCACAAAAGTACCAGGCCTGCACCATGTGCCACACCCAGATCCATGGCTCGAACCTTGACCACTTCTTCTTCAAGTAG
- a CDS encoding Crp/Fnr family transcriptional regulator, which yields MSFPRDSCQSCTLRAGRAFCDLPRETMRAFDTIKCSSVYPKGSILFVEGRNPRGIYVVCSGKVRLSLCSDDGKNLTVRTAGPGDILGLSATMRDEPYEVTAETLMPCQVVFVPRKEFLRFLRHHQDACLQVIQLLSQYLHSAYDQYRALGKGRARRRPGPFVAAYAAN from the coding sequence ATGAGTTTCCCACGGGACAGTTGCCAGAGTTGCACCCTCCGCGCCGGGCGCGCTTTCTGCGACCTGCCGCGCGAGACCATGCGGGCCTTCGATACCATCAAGTGCAGCAGCGTCTATCCCAAAGGCTCGATCCTGTTCGTGGAGGGCCGGAATCCGCGCGGCATCTACGTGGTGTGCTCCGGCAAGGTGCGGCTCTCGCTCTGCTCCGACGACGGCAAGAACCTGACCGTGCGCACGGCCGGCCCGGGCGATATCCTGGGCCTGAGCGCCACCATGCGCGATGAGCCCTACGAGGTCACGGCCGAGACCCTGATGCCGTGCCAGGTGGTGTTCGTCCCCCGCAAGGAGTTTCTGCGCTTCCTGCGCCATCACCAGGATGCCTGCCTGCAGGTGATCCAGCTCTTGAGCCAGTACCTGCATTCGGCCTACGACCAGTATCGCGCCCTGGGCAAGGGGCGCGCCCGCCGTCGCCCCGGGCCCTTCGTGGCCGCCTACGCCGCCAACTGA
- a CDS encoding Rieske 2Fe-2S domain-containing protein — protein MMNAREEAAVSKEKNNPAEGTPAPGRRRFVEVLLGSGLLATAVSFLYPVLRYLVPPASADLGANTVVAAKIGDLKPNSGKVFRFGNQPGLLVLDSSGQYHAMSAVCTHLSCTVQYRSDQHVVWCACHNGVYDLNGRNVSGPPPRPLQLYDVHVQGDEIVVSRQRSA, from the coding sequence ATGATGAACGCACGGGAAGAAGCGGCCGTATCTAAGGAGAAGAACAACCCGGCAGAAGGAACGCCGGCCCCGGGGCGTCGCCGCTTCGTGGAGGTGCTGCTGGGCAGCGGGCTGCTGGCCACTGCCGTCTCGTTCCTCTATCCGGTGTTGCGCTACCTGGTGCCGCCCGCCTCCGCCGATCTGGGCGCGAACACGGTGGTCGCGGCCAAGATCGGCGACCTGAAGCCCAATAGCGGCAAGGTTTTCCGCTTCGGCAACCAGCCCGGGCTGCTGGTGCTGGACTCCAGCGGGCAATACCACGCCATGTCGGCGGTCTGCACCCACTTGAGCTGCACGGTGCAGTACCGCTCCGACCAGCACGTGGTGTGGTGCGCCTGCCACAACGGGGTCTACGACCTCAACGGGCGTAACGTCTCCGGGCCACCGCCCCGCCCCCTGCAACTCTACGACGTGCACGTGCAGGGCGATGAGATCGTGGTCAGCCGGCAGCGGAGCGCGTGA